In one Leptotrichia sp. OH3620_COT-345 genomic region, the following are encoded:
- a CDS encoding bifunctional chorismate mutase/prephenate dehydratase, with amino-acid sequence MNDLNEEKFKEKNFDLEEVRQKLYMIDSKLLKLIRSKFEILEKFLIAEKEREIKISDKSSLKEITERNMEEIKNKDFRRYLELALKDIEDMSREYIKFKKGISAEYVNNLEFSNKKIGYTGVPGSYAYEVLTNLIKNSGNTFKYDEIEKNIYNWSSHRELVQKVSSGEMDIGVIPIENSLVGEVRDSIDLINNASIYIIGEVKHKIEHNLLGIKGSEIENIKNVYSHEQAFLQCSRFLEKHTQWKIIKMSNTALSAKYIMEMGSVENACIANMKTKEMYNLDLLKEDINDSKENYTRFFVISNKNIATEESDKISIITSTRNEAGALMNLLKVFSDYNLNMVGLKSRPIINKPWKYYFYIDFEGSIKNGKVKSALEEIRFKSDYFQILGNYKVYNLTI; translated from the coding sequence GTGAATGATTTAAATGAAGAAAAATTTAAAGAAAAGAATTTTGATTTGGAAGAAGTAAGACAAAAACTGTACATGATAGATAGTAAACTTTTAAAATTAATCCGGTCAAAATTTGAAATATTGGAAAAATTTTTGATAGCAGAAAAAGAAAGAGAAATTAAAATTTCGGACAAAAGCAGCTTAAAGGAAATAACAGAAAGAAATATGGAAGAGATAAAAAATAAGGATTTCAGAAGATATCTGGAGCTTGCATTAAAGGATATTGAAGATATGAGCAGGGAGTATATAAAATTTAAAAAAGGAATATCCGCAGAATATGTGAATAATCTTGAATTTTCCAATAAAAAAATAGGTTATACGGGAGTGCCCGGTTCTTATGCTTATGAAGTTTTAACGAACTTAATAAAAAATAGCGGAAATACTTTTAAATATGATGAAATAGAAAAAAATATTTATAATTGGAGTTCTCACAGAGAATTAGTTCAAAAAGTAAGTTCAGGTGAAATGGATATAGGTGTTATTCCTATTGAAAATTCTTTAGTAGGAGAAGTAAGAGACAGTATAGACCTTATAAATAATGCGAGTATATACATAATAGGAGAAGTGAAGCATAAGATAGAGCATAATCTGTTAGGGATAAAAGGAAGTGAAATAGAAAACATAAAAAATGTATACTCTCATGAACAGGCTTTTCTTCAATGTTCAAGATTTCTAGAAAAACATACTCAATGGAAAATTATAAAAATGTCAAATACTGCACTTAGTGCAAAGTATATTATGGAAATGGGAAGTGTCGAAAATGCCTGTATAGCAAATATGAAAACAAAAGAAATGTATAATCTGGATCTGCTGAAAGAGGATATAAATGACTCAAAGGAAAATTATACAAGATTTTTCGTAATATCCAATAAAAATATTGCTACTGAGGAAAGTGATAAAATAAGTATTATTACAAGTACAAGAAATGAAGCCGGAGCGTTAATGAATCTATTGAAAGTTTTTTCAGACTATAATCTTAATATGGTCGGTCTGAAGTCCAGACCGATAATAAATAAACCTTGGAAATATTATTTTTATATCGATTTTGAAGGAAGTATAAAAAACGGGAAAGTTAAAAGTGCTCTTGAGGAAATTCGTTTTAAATCTGATTATTTTCAAATTCTTGGAAATTATAAAGTATATAATCTGACAATATAA
- a CDS encoding metal ABC transporter ATP-binding protein has product MSGILIEIKNLTLTLSNTKILENINLTVEPGKIHCLVGPNGGGKTSLLKSILGQVPYEGEIFISYEKSKIIGYVPQYLDFEKTLPITVEDFLAIIYQKKPCFLGISRKYKKTVDELLRKMGMYEKRKRLVGNLSGGERQRLLLAQAIYPEPDLLILDEPFTGIDVLGEEYFKSVINNLKNKGITILWIHHNLKQVIEMADTVTCIKKEIQFSGDPKKVLDNDKILTVFS; this is encoded by the coding sequence ATGTCGGGTATATTAATAGAAATAAAAAATTTGACACTGACATTATCTAATACAAAAATATTGGAAAATATAAACTTAACAGTCGAACCCGGGAAAATACATTGTTTAGTAGGTCCTAATGGGGGAGGAAAAACATCACTTTTAAAAAGTATATTAGGACAGGTTCCTTACGAAGGAGAAATATTTATTTCTTATGAAAAAAGTAAAATAATAGGCTATGTTCCCCAATATCTGGACTTTGAGAAAACTCTACCTATAACCGTGGAAGATTTCCTTGCGATAATTTATCAGAAAAAACCATGTTTTTTAGGTATTTCCCGAAAATATAAAAAAACAGTAGACGAATTGTTGAGAAAAATGGGTATGTATGAAAAGAGAAAAAGGCTTGTAGGAAATCTGTCAGGAGGAGAAAGACAAAGGCTACTTCTGGCACAGGCGATATATCCTGAACCTGATTTGCTTATACTGGATGAACCTTTTACAGGAATTGATGTTTTGGGAGAAGAGTATTTTAAAAGTGTAATAAATAATTTAAAAAATAAAGGTATAACAATTTTATGGATACATCATAATCTGAAACAGGTAATAGAAATGGCAGATACGGTAACATGTATAAAGAAGGAAATACAATTTTCAGGAGATCCTAAAAAAGTACTTGATAATGATAAAATACTTACTGTATTTTCATAG
- a CDS encoding metal ABC transporter solute-binding protein, Zn/Mn family: MKKLIIVILMTVMTIVSYGKLKIGVTLQPYYSYVSNIVGDKMEVIPVIRGDLYDSHGYRPKPEDIKKMSNLNVLVVNGIGHDEFVFDIVKAAKMNGKIKIVNANKGVSLMPVSGMRGKTKILNPHSFISITTSIQQVYTIARELGQIDPANKDYYNKNAQVYAQRLRNLKAQAIKKVSHLKNLDIKIATSHAGYDYLLSEFGLKVRAVIEPAHGVEPSASDIKAMIDIMKGQKIDVLFVDAQVQNKYSTTIQKATGVKIRHLSHMSSGPYTKDSFERFMKYNLDSLTAVIIEIGKMKGK; this comes from the coding sequence ATGAAAAAACTTATAATAGTTATTTTGATGACTGTAATGACTATAGTTTCTTACGGAAAACTTAAAATAGGAGTGACTCTTCAGCCTTATTACAGTTATGTATCTAATATTGTAGGGGATAAAATGGAGGTAATACCTGTAATAAGAGGAGATTTATATGATTCTCACGGTTATAGACCGAAGCCTGAAGATATAAAGAAAATGTCTAATTTAAATGTTCTTGTAGTAAACGGTATAGGACATGATGAGTTTGTGTTTGATATTGTAAAAGCTGCAAAAATGAACGGAAAAATAAAAATAGTAAATGCCAATAAGGGAGTCTCCTTAATGCCGGTTTCAGGAATGAGAGGAAAAACTAAAATTTTAAATCCTCATTCTTTCATATCAATAACAACTTCTATACAGCAGGTGTATACTATAGCTAGAGAGTTGGGACAGATAGATCCTGCAAACAAAGATTATTATAATAAAAATGCTCAGGTTTATGCTCAGAGATTGAGAAATTTAAAAGCGCAAGCTATAAAAAAAGTAAGCCATCTTAAAAATTTGGATATAAAAATAGCCACTTCTCATGCAGGATATGACTATTTATTGTCGGAATTCGGTTTGAAGGTGAGAGCGGTAATAGAGCCTGCTCATGGCGTAGAACCCAGTGCTTCTGACATCAAAGCCATGATAGATATAATGAAAGGGCAGAAAATAGATGTACTTTTTGTTGATGCTCAAGTCCAAAATAAATATTCCACAACTATACAAAAAGCTACAGGGGTAAAAATAAGACATTTGTCGCATATGAGCAGCGGACCTTATACGAAAGACAGCTTTGAAAGGTTTATGAAATATAATTTGGATTCTTTGACTGCCGTAATAATTGAAATAGGCAAGATGAAAGGGAAATAA
- the aroC gene encoding chorismate synthase: protein MGANFGKNYCVSIFGESHGAALGINIDGIPAGTELDLEFISEEMRRRAPGRSELSTPRAEKDEFEILSGFVNGKTTGTPLAMIIRNTDQRSKDYSEIARKPRPGHADWSGLNRYDGFNDIRGSGHFSGRITASLVFAGSIAKQILKEKGILIAAHIKSLKNIKDRDFTEEDISLENIHKLRNMLLPVLNEEIIPEMEKVILKAKENSNSVGGTVEIGVTGLKAGIGDPFFESMESELARMMFSIPSIKGLEFGAGFSIAEMTGYEANDEMYYDENGNVKSYTNNNGGIIGGITNGMPITFKVAIKPSASIEKKQKTVNLYTKENDVLEVKGRHDPSIVPRVIVVLEAATAIVILDRFLEDQKYGYLTDLR from the coding sequence ATGGGAGCGAATTTCGGTAAAAATTATTGTGTATCAATATTCGGAGAATCTCACGGGGCGGCTTTGGGAATTAATATTGACGGAATACCCGCAGGAACCGAACTTGACTTGGAATTTATTTCGGAGGAAATGAGAAGAAGAGCACCGGGAAGATCCGAATTGTCAACACCGAGAGCGGAAAAAGACGAATTTGAAATTCTCAGTGGCTTTGTAAACGGAAAAACAACGGGAACTCCCCTTGCAATGATAATAAGAAATACGGATCAGAGGTCAAAGGATTACAGCGAGATAGCCCGTAAGCCGAGACCCGGACATGCCGACTGGTCAGGGTTGAACAGATATGACGGGTTTAATGATATAAGAGGAAGTGGACATTTTTCAGGGAGAATAACAGCTTCGTTAGTTTTTGCAGGGTCAATAGCAAAGCAGATATTGAAAGAAAAAGGCATTTTAATAGCTGCTCACATAAAATCCTTAAAAAATATAAAAGACAGAGATTTTACAGAAGAGGATATTTCACTTGAAAATATTCATAAACTTAGAAATATGCTGTTACCTGTACTGAATGAGGAAATTATCCCCGAAATGGAGAAAGTTATACTGAAAGCCAAAGAAAACAGTAATTCTGTAGGAGGAACCGTAGAAATAGGAGTTACAGGGCTGAAAGCCGGAATTGGGGATCCTTTTTTTGAGTCAATGGAAAGTGAGCTGGCCCGAATGATGTTTTCGATTCCTTCAATTAAAGGATTGGAATTCGGTGCAGGATTTTCCATAGCTGAAATGACAGGATATGAAGCAAATGATGAAATGTATTATGATGAAAACGGGAATGTAAAATCCTATACAAATAATAACGGAGGAATAATAGGGGGAATAACAAACGGTATGCCTATTACTTTCAAAGTAGCAATAAAGCCTTCTGCCTCAATAGAAAAAAAACAGAAAACAGTAAATCTTTATACAAAAGAAAATGATGTATTGGAAGTAAAAGGGAGGCATGATCCTTCAATTGTACCGAGGGTAATAGTTGTACTGGAAGCAGCTACGGCTATAGTAATACTGGACAGATTTCTGGAAGATCAAAAGTACGGATATTTAACAGACTTAAGATAA
- the aroB gene encoding 3-dehydroquinate synthase: protein MRKLNVGLGKNSYDIIIGENYTEKFAEYIKEVYSGNNLFVITDSNVHEIYKNKYKEMFGHFKYTVYVLKAGEKNKHIGVMQGIYSAMIKAGIKRNDIIAAFGGGVTGDIAGFAAASYLRGIGFIQIPTTIISQVDSSVGGKVGVDLPEGKNLVGAFYQPRLVLIDSSFLNTLSDRYFYDGFAEIVKYGCICDKALFNKLTDIIKNISEKKNNREYKVKLRKKLMENIIGLIYRSCEIKKEIVEKDEKERGLRMILNFGHTIGHAIEQYTDYEKYSHGEAISTGMANMAKIGEKKNITEIGCFQRLEYVLKGLNLPTDIKYPEHEISEIMKRDKKSVNDGINFIFLKEIGNAEIIKMNEREIFE, encoded by the coding sequence GTGAGAAAACTCAACGTAGGTTTAGGGAAAAATTCTTATGACATAATTATCGGAGAAAATTATACGGAAAAATTTGCTGAATACATAAAAGAAGTATATTCGGGAAATAATTTGTTTGTAATAACGGACAGCAATGTGCATGAAATATATAAAAATAAATATAAAGAAATGTTCGGACATTTTAAATACACGGTATACGTTCTGAAAGCGGGAGAAAAAAACAAGCATATCGGTGTTATGCAGGGAATTTACTCGGCTATGATTAAAGCGGGAATAAAAAGAAACGATATAATAGCAGCTTTCGGAGGAGGAGTTACAGGGGATATTGCAGGATTTGCGGCGGCATCTTATTTAAGAGGCATCGGGTTCATACAGATACCGACAACGATAATTTCCCAAGTGGACAGCAGTGTAGGAGGAAAAGTGGGAGTGGATCTTCCTGAGGGGAAAAATCTTGTAGGAGCATTTTATCAGCCCCGTCTTGTATTAATTGACTCCTCGTTTTTAAATACATTGTCAGACAGATACTTTTATGATGGATTTGCAGAAATAGTAAAATATGGTTGTATATGTGACAAAGCTCTGTTTAATAAACTTACTGATATTATAAAAAATATAAGTGAAAAGAAGAATAATAGGGAATATAAAGTTAAATTAAGAAAAAAATTAATGGAAAATATAATCGGATTAATATACAGATCATGTGAAATAAAAAAGGAAATAGTTGAAAAAGATGAAAAAGAAAGAGGATTAAGAATGATACTTAATTTCGGTCATACTATAGGGCATGCTATAGAGCAGTATACCGATTATGAAAAATATTCCCACGGAGAAGCAATTTCTACAGGAATGGCAAATATGGCAAAAATAGGAGAAAAAAAGAATATTACTGAAATAGGCTGTTTTCAAAGGCTCGAATATGTACTGAAAGGTTTGAATCTTCCTACAGACATAAAATATCCTGAACATGAAATATCCGAAATTATGAAAAGGGATAAGAAAAGTGTAAATGACGGAATAAATTTCATATTTTTAAAGGAAATAGGAAATGCGGAAATAATTAAAATGAATGAAAGAGAAATTTTTGAATAA
- a CDS encoding prephenate dehydrogenase, producing MKKRKSISETVVTIVGLGVIGGSFAYSLRNIGVREILGVDTDEKTLLKAKERQIITEGFTHPKEALKKSDLVIISLYPEIMKSFISKYIDNFKDGAIITDVTGIKGKIMKNLKPILEKSGKNIDFIFGHPMAGREKRGIDFADSEVFKNANYILIKNESNKRENLEFLTEIIKNIGFKNISLLSEKEHDEIIAFTSQLTHAIAVALVNSDNQKYDIDKFIGDSYRDLTRIAKINEDLWSELFMGNKENLLKKIEQFESELDKIKYALESGNMDILKEKFITSTLRREKID from the coding sequence ATGAAAAAAAGAAAAAGTATATCCGAAACAGTTGTCACAATAGTGGGATTGGGAGTAATAGGAGGCTCATTTGCATATAGCCTGAGAAATATTGGTGTAAGGGAAATTTTGGGAGTGGATACGGATGAGAAAACATTGCTTAAAGCAAAAGAAAGACAGATTATAACAGAGGGGTTTACTCATCCTAAAGAAGCACTGAAAAAATCCGATCTTGTTATAATTTCCCTTTATCCTGAAATAATGAAGTCTTTTATTTCAAAATATATAGATAATTTCAAAGATGGAGCTATTATTACCGATGTTACGGGGATTAAAGGGAAAATAATGAAGAACCTGAAACCTATATTGGAGAAATCAGGTAAAAATATTGACTTTATTTTTGGACATCCGATGGCGGGAAGAGAAAAAAGAGGAATTGATTTTGCAGATTCTGAAGTCTTTAAAAATGCCAATTACATACTTATAAAAAATGAAAGTAATAAAAGGGAAAATCTGGAATTTTTGACAGAGATAATAAAAAATATCGGATTTAAAAATATAAGTTTATTGTCAGAAAAAGAACATGATGAAATAATAGCTTTTACAAGCCAGCTTACTCATGCTATTGCTGTAGCCCTTGTAAACAGTGATAATCAGAAATATGACATTGACAAGTTTATAGGAGATTCATATAGAGATTTAACGAGAATTGCTAAAATAAATGAAGACTTATGGTCAGAACTGTTTATGGGAAATAAGGAAAATCTTCTTAAAAAGATAGAGCAGTTTGAAAGTGAACTTGATAAAATTAAATATGCACTTGAGAGTGGCAATATGGATATTTTAAAGGAAAAATTTATTACTTCAACTTTAAGAAGAGAAAAAATAGATTAA
- the treB gene encoding PTS trehalose transporter subunit IIBC: MKSYQDEAKKLLNFVGGKENVASVTHCATRLRFALVDEAKADSKGIQALSAVKGTFTNAGQFQVIIGNDVANFYKDFIGVSGIETASKEDVKKAAMSKQPILQRMVAHLAEIFVPLIPALVAGGLMLGLGNFLGAPLKALGEKSLVEAVPYMASLSKFIVWIGVAVFGMLPVLVTWSTVKKFKGNEALGIVLGLMLVLTGFMLNAYVYGNIVSAGENIRDILINGSDKYGIKPGEYVLDLGFYKILMIGYQAQVLPAMFAGIALCYIQKFIDKRTPEVLKTVWVPFATLVITGFLTILFIGPVARYLGDLLVKIFTVLFQTPGLKYLGALLFGTTYAPLVITGLHHTFIAVDLQLAASGGTFIWPLIALSNIAQSGAVFATYFIYKKDKKQESVSLSATVSAWFGITEPALFGANLKYMYPFYAALIGSAVGALISTGFNVIASGIGVGGLALAFLSIKSEYMIAFWIASIVAFGLAFFLTILFSKTKLNKGSVTQE; this comes from the coding sequence ATGAAAAGTTATCAGGATGAGGCGAAAAAGCTCTTAAATTTTGTGGGCGGAAAGGAAAATGTTGCAAGTGTTACACATTGTGCAACAAGACTGAGATTTGCATTAGTTGATGAAGCCAAGGCTGATTCAAAGGGAATACAAGCTTTATCAGCTGTAAAAGGAACTTTTACAAATGCGGGACAGTTTCAGGTTATAATAGGAAATGATGTTGCAAACTTTTACAAAGATTTTATCGGAGTATCAGGAATTGAAACGGCATCGAAAGAAGATGTTAAAAAAGCTGCAATGAGTAAACAGCCGATTTTACAAAGAATGGTTGCACATCTTGCAGAAATATTTGTACCGCTAATACCTGCACTGGTAGCAGGAGGACTTATGTTGGGACTCGGGAATTTCCTCGGTGCACCTTTAAAAGCATTGGGTGAAAAAAGTTTAGTAGAAGCAGTACCTTATATGGCAAGTTTATCCAAGTTTATAGTTTGGATAGGAGTTGCAGTATTCGGTATGTTACCTGTGCTTGTTACATGGTCTACAGTTAAAAAGTTTAAAGGAAATGAAGCCTTAGGTATAGTTCTGGGACTTATGCTTGTATTGACGGGGTTTATGTTAAATGCTTATGTTTACGGAAATATCGTATCGGCAGGGGAAAATATAAGAGATATTCTTATAAACGGTTCTGATAAATATGGAATTAAACCGGGAGAATATGTACTTGACTTAGGATTTTATAAAATACTTATGATTGGGTATCAGGCACAAGTGTTACCTGCAATGTTTGCAGGAATAGCATTATGCTATATTCAGAAGTTTATTGACAAGAGAACACCTGAAGTATTAAAGACAGTATGGGTTCCGTTTGCAACATTGGTAATAACGGGATTTTTAACTATACTGTTTATAGGACCTGTAGCAAGATATCTGGGAGATTTACTTGTAAAAATATTCACGGTACTGTTCCAGACACCGGGACTGAAATATTTAGGAGCATTATTATTTGGAACAACTTATGCGCCTCTTGTAATAACTGGACTACACCATACATTTATTGCAGTGGATTTACAACTTGCAGCTTCTGGGGGAACATTTATATGGCCGTTAATTGCTTTATCAAATATAGCACAGTCAGGGGCGGTATTCGCTACTTACTTCATCTATAAAAAGGATAAAAAACAGGAATCGGTTTCATTGTCGGCAACAGTTTCAGCTTGGTTTGGAATTACAGAACCTGCATTATTCGGAGCAAACCTGAAATATATGTATCCTTTCTATGCGGCACTTATAGGTTCGGCAGTAGGAGCATTAATATCTACAGGATTTAACGTTATAGCAAGCGGAATAGGTGTAGGGGGACTTGCATTGGCGTTTTTATCAATAAAATCAGAATATATGATAGCATTCTGGATAGCTTCCATAGTGGCATTCGGATTAGCATTCTTCCTGACTATACTTTTTTCGAAAACAAAACTGAATAAAGGAAGCGTAACACAGGAATAA
- a CDS encoding GNAT family N-acetyltransferase: MLGNEKYQGKGYGTEAVNLILDYGFSLLNLRSISLSVFEYNEIGYNLYKKVGFREVGRLRKKIEIMGEIYDEIIMDILKEEFQSVYIK; this comes from the coding sequence ATGCTCGGAAATGAGAAGTATCAGGGGAAGGGATACGGAACAGAAGCGGTAAATCTTATACTTGACTACGGCTTTTCCCTCCTTAATTTAAGGAGTATATCCTTGAGTGTATTTGAATATAATGAAATTGGCTATAATCTTTATAAAAAGGTAGGATTTAGAGAGGTTGGAAGACTTAGAAAGAAAATAGAAATAATGGGAGAAATTTATGACGAAATAATAATGGATATATTAAAAGAAGAGTTTCAGTCTGTTTATATAAAATAA
- the aroA gene encoding 3-phosphoshikimate 1-carboxyvinyltransferase, translated as MKVKIKPGIISGQIEIPPSKSYSHRAVIAASLAENRGKSEITNLKFSVDIKTTVEIMEKWGADIIKGESSLMIKGNNGKVIPKDRYTQCNESGSTVRFLIPVGLTSENELIFDGKGKLVSRPLNSYYKIFEKQGIFYETEKGGLPLKVKGKLRSGVYEIDGNISSQFITGLLYALPLLEGNSEIKINKILESKGYVDLTLEILKLSGIEIKNNGYKSFEIKGKQTYKTFNYIVEGDYSQGAFWIVAGIIASKQDNEIKCLHLNKNSLQGDKEIIEIVQRMGANLEIYDDCVIVKPSKTKGTVIDISQCPDIGPILTVLAALSKGKTEIINAERLRIKESDRITSIRTELNKIGAEIEETENSLIIQGVDKFKGGAVLSAWNDHRIAMSLAVASIRCEEEIIIEEAESVKKSYPHFWEDFRKMGGDVTEIF; from the coding sequence ATGAAAGTAAAAATAAAGCCGGGAATAATAAGCGGACAGATAGAAATTCCCCCATCGAAAAGCTACTCTCACAGGGCGGTAATAGCTGCTTCTTTAGCAGAAAACAGAGGCAAATCTGAAATTACAAATCTGAAATTTTCCGTAGATATTAAAACAACTGTGGAAATAATGGAAAAATGGGGAGCGGACATTATAAAGGGAGAAAGTTCCCTTATGATAAAAGGAAACAACGGAAAAGTAATTCCTAAAGATAGATATACCCAATGTAATGAATCAGGTTCGACAGTGAGATTTTTAATACCTGTAGGGCTTACATCGGAAAATGAACTCATATTTGACGGAAAAGGAAAGCTTGTAAGCAGACCTCTTAATTCTTACTACAAGATATTTGAAAAACAGGGAATATTTTATGAAACGGAAAAAGGTGGATTACCCCTGAAAGTAAAAGGGAAATTGCGGTCGGGAGTGTATGAAATAGATGGAAATATAAGTTCACAGTTTATAACGGGGTTGTTGTATGCTTTACCTTTACTCGAGGGAAATTCTGAAATAAAAATAAATAAAATTCTCGAATCTAAAGGATATGTGGATTTGACACTGGAAATACTGAAACTGTCAGGGATAGAAATAAAAAATAACGGATATAAAAGCTTTGAAATTAAAGGAAAGCAGACATATAAAACTTTTAATTACATTGTTGAAGGAGATTATTCTCAAGGAGCATTTTGGATAGTTGCGGGAATAATAGCAAGTAAACAGGACAATGAAATTAAGTGCCTGCATCTGAATAAAAATTCATTACAGGGAGATAAGGAAATAATAGAGATAGTTCAAAGAATGGGTGCAAACCTTGAAATATATGATGATTGTGTGATTGTAAAACCTTCAAAAACAAAAGGAACTGTAATAGATATATCCCAATGTCCGGATATAGGGCCTATACTGACTGTGCTTGCTGCATTGAGTAAAGGAAAAACCGAAATTATAAATGCAGAAAGACTTAGAATAAAAGAGTCAGACAGAATAACTTCGATTAGAACCGAACTGAACAAAATAGGAGCTGAAATAGAAGAAACCGAAAACAGCCTTATAATTCAGGGAGTGGACAAATTTAAAGGAGGAGCTGTATTAAGTGCGTGGAATGATCACAGAATAGCTATGTCACTTGCAGTAGCTTCCATAAGATGTGAAGAAGAAATAATAATCGAAGAAGCGGAAAGTGTAAAAAAATCTTATCCTCACTTTTGGGAGGATTTTAGAAAAATGGGCGGAGATGTAACTGAAATTTTTTAA
- the aroF gene encoding 3-deoxy-7-phosphoheptulonate synthase, with protein sequence MIIKIDGNVSQDTLKGIIERLESENRVKVELIRGKEYLILGLVGDISTIDIKHIQSLDYVLDVQRIQEPYKRAGRKFKSENTKVKVGNVEIGGNNLVMMAGPCSVESEEQIIETARAVKKAGGNILRGGVVKPRTSPYAFQGLGMEGIKLMKKAKEETGLPIVCEVMSIEQLQEFGPHLDMIQLGARNMQNFDLLKEVGKTEIPVLLKRGLSATIEEWLMSAEYILAGGNENVVLCERGIRTYETAYRNVIDLNAVPMIKKISHLPIIVDSAHGTGKFWMVKPLAMAGIAAGADGLMVEVHPEPDKALSDGPQSLKPEVFEDLMKNVEAIAGVLGKKFK encoded by the coding sequence ATGATTATAAAAATTGATGGAAATGTAAGTCAAGATACATTAAAAGGAATAATTGAAAGGCTTGAAAGTGAAAATAGAGTGAAAGTCGAGCTTATTAGAGGAAAGGAATACTTGATACTCGGACTGGTAGGAGATATAAGTACAATAGACATTAAACATATTCAATCCCTTGATTATGTATTGGATGTACAGAGAATACAGGAACCGTATAAGAGAGCGGGAAGAAAATTCAAATCTGAAAATACGAAAGTAAAAGTGGGAAATGTGGAAATAGGAGGAAATAATCTTGTAATGATGGCAGGGCCTTGTTCTGTAGAAAGTGAAGAGCAGATAATTGAAACAGCGAGAGCCGTAAAAAAAGCAGGAGGTAATATTTTAAGAGGAGGAGTAGTAAAGCCGAGAACTTCCCCTTATGCTTTTCAGGGATTGGGAATGGAAGGTATAAAACTTATGAAAAAAGCCAAAGAAGAAACAGGACTTCCAATAGTTTGTGAAGTGATGTCCATAGAGCAGCTTCAGGAATTCGGTCCTCATTTGGATATGATACAGTTAGGTGCAAGAAATATGCAGAATTTTGATTTATTGAAAGAAGTGGGAAAGACTGAAATACCTGTACTGTTGAAAAGAGGATTAAGTGCAACAATAGAAGAATGGCTTATGTCGGCAGAATACATACTCGCAGGGGGAAATGAAAATGTGGTGTTATGTGAAAGAGGAATAAGAACATATGAAACCGCTTACAGAAATGTAATCGACCTGAATGCCGTACCCATGATAAAAAAGATAAGTCATTTACCTATAATAGTTGATTCTGCACATGGGACAGGGAAATTTTGGATGGTAAAACCTCTTGCAATGGCAGGAATAGCAGCAGGAGCGGACGGATTAATGGTAGAAGTTCATCCTGAGCCTGATAAGGCACTTTCTGACGGACCTCAGTCATTAAAACCGGAAGTGTTTGAAGACTTAATGAAAAATGTGGAAGCAATAGCAGGAGTTTTAGGAAAAAAATTTAAATAA